The Akkermansia muciniphila genome contains a region encoding:
- a CDS encoding class I SAM-dependent DNA methyltransferase: MAEKNNANIGFEKQIWDAACELWGHIPAADYRKVIVGLIFLRYISCAFERKFQALLAEGEGFENDRDEYLADNIFFVPEKARWSAVAAAAHTEEIGKVIDEAMLAIETENRSLKNVLPKNYASPDLEKRVLGNVVDIFTNMDMGDAEAGKDLLGRTYEYCIAQFASYEGVKGGEFYTPASIVKTIVAILKPFDNCRIYDPCCGSGGMFVQSVKFLQAHSGRKDGIAVYGQESNADTWKMAKINMAIRGIEADFGPHQADTFFNDLHSSLKADFIMANPPFNLSNWGQAQLRDDVRWKYGIPPAGNANYAWIQHMIHHLAPNGKIGLVLANGSLSTQSSGEGEIRKNIIEADLVEGIVALPPNLFYSVTIPVTLWFIGKNKRQKGKTLFIDARKMGTMVTRKHRDFSEEDIRKLADTFEAFQKGSLEEIKGFCAIADLETIKRQDYILTPGRYVGIEEQEDDGEPFEEKMARLTSELSGLFEKSHKLETEIKERLGAIGYEI, from the coding sequence ATGGCTGAAAAAAATAACGCCAACATTGGCTTTGAAAAACAAATATGGGACGCCGCCTGCGAACTGTGGGGGCACATCCCCGCCGCAGACTATCGCAAAGTCATCGTCGGACTGATTTTCCTGCGCTACATCTCCTGCGCCTTTGAACGGAAATTCCAGGCGCTTCTGGCGGAAGGGGAAGGCTTTGAAAATGACCGTGACGAATATCTGGCGGACAATATCTTCTTTGTTCCGGAAAAAGCGCGCTGGTCCGCCGTGGCCGCGGCGGCGCACACGGAAGAAATCGGCAAGGTCATTGATGAAGCCATGCTTGCCATCGAAACCGAAAACAGGAGCCTGAAAAATGTCCTTCCCAAGAACTACGCCAGCCCGGATCTGGAAAAACGGGTGCTGGGCAACGTCGTGGACATCTTCACCAATATGGACATGGGGGATGCTGAGGCGGGGAAAGACCTGCTGGGCAGAACCTATGAATACTGCATCGCCCAGTTCGCCTCCTATGAAGGCGTGAAAGGCGGCGAATTCTACACCCCCGCCAGCATCGTCAAAACCATCGTCGCCATCTTGAAACCCTTTGACAACTGCCGGATTTACGACCCGTGCTGCGGCTCCGGAGGCATGTTCGTGCAGAGCGTCAAATTCCTTCAGGCTCACAGCGGGCGGAAAGACGGCATCGCCGTTTACGGGCAGGAAAGCAATGCGGATACCTGGAAAATGGCAAAAATCAACATGGCCATCCGGGGCATTGAAGCCGACTTCGGCCCTCACCAGGCGGATACCTTCTTCAATGACCTGCATTCCTCCCTTAAGGCGGACTTCATCATGGCCAACCCTCCCTTCAACCTCTCCAACTGGGGGCAGGCCCAGCTGCGGGACGACGTCCGCTGGAAATACGGCATCCCCCCCGCGGGCAACGCCAACTACGCCTGGATCCAGCACATGATCCACCACCTTGCCCCGAACGGGAAAATCGGGCTGGTGCTGGCCAACGGCTCCCTGTCCACCCAGTCTTCCGGCGAGGGAGAAATCCGCAAAAACATCATTGAGGCGGATTTGGTGGAAGGCATCGTCGCCCTGCCCCCCAACCTCTTCTACAGCGTGACCATTCCCGTAACCCTCTGGTTCATCGGCAAAAACAAGAGGCAGAAAGGCAAAACGCTGTTCATTGACGCCCGGAAAATGGGAACCATGGTCACCCGCAAGCACCGCGACTTTTCAGAGGAAGATATCCGGAAACTGGCCGATACCTTTGAAGCCTTCCAGAAAGGCTCTCTGGAGGAAATCAAGGGGTTCTGCGCCATCGCGGATCTGGAAACAATCAAACGGCAGGACTACATCCTCACCCCCGGCCGCTACGTCGGAATTGAGGAACAGGAAGACGACGGAGAACCTTTTGAAGAAAAAATGGCCCGTTTGACTTCCGAACTGTCCGGACTCTTCGAGAAATCCCACAAACTGGAAACAGAAATTAAGGAACGACTGGGGGCCATCGGGTATGAAATATAA
- a CDS encoding threonine/serine exporter family protein: MSPDFLSSILLDGLMAAIAATGFAVISNPPKRAIAVSALLAAIGHAFRFYMLHSWSIDISSATFIAAFTIGMLGVMTAKLVKCPAEIFAFPSLLPMIPGVYAYKTILALMQFMQENQDTATMNRLIVDICKNGITAFFIIFSLVIGVAIPLLIFKRLSYTRHLVKEP; encoded by the coding sequence ATGAGCCCGGATTTCCTTTCTTCCATCCTCCTGGACGGCCTGATGGCCGCCATTGCCGCCACGGGGTTTGCCGTCATCTCCAATCCGCCCAAGCGCGCCATTGCCGTTTCCGCCCTGCTGGCGGCCATCGGCCACGCCTTCCGGTTTTACATGCTGCATTCCTGGTCCATTGACATTTCCAGCGCCACTTTTATCGCCGCCTTCACCATAGGCATGCTGGGCGTCATGACGGCCAAGCTGGTGAAGTGCCCGGCGGAGATTTTCGCGTTCCCCTCCCTGCTGCCGATGATTCCGGGCGTGTACGCGTATAAGACCATCCTGGCCCTGATGCAGTTCATGCAGGAGAACCAGGATACGGCCACCATGAACCGGCTGATCGTGGACATCTGCAAAAACGGCATCACCGCCTTCTTCATCATCTTCTCCCTGGTGATTGGAGTAGCCATTCCCCTGCTGATATTCAAACGGTTAAGCTATACCAGGCATCTAGTCAAAGAACCTTGA
- a CDS encoding threonine/serine exporter family protein: protein MQHTDQIQALSEFLLEYATTLMGAGVHTNRAVRNISRIAAAYGYSADMTIFQRNITMSLICKDDETLRRTSVRKLKPLAFNLNLIQQLSELSWLPVDNNVSIAEMEQAFSSIVRTKRFSRWTDLLLVSVGNAAFCRLFNGDLWAMLTVFVATLLGFLVKQQLSRLKYNPLGVIILSAFAASMAAACAVIFQIGATPQIALATSVLFLVPGVQMINSIMDLMHGHILMGISRGVHSIMMITCITIGLSATMLIVGVNSL, encoded by the coding sequence ATGCAGCATACCGATCAAATACAGGCCCTTTCAGAGTTCCTGCTGGAGTACGCCACCACGCTCATGGGCGCAGGGGTGCACACCAACCGCGCCGTGCGCAATATTTCCCGCATCGCCGCCGCGTACGGGTACAGCGCGGACATGACCATCTTCCAGCGCAACATCACCATGAGCCTGATCTGCAAGGATGACGAGACGCTGCGCCGCACCTCCGTCCGGAAGCTGAAGCCCCTGGCATTCAACCTGAACCTGATCCAGCAGCTCAGTGAATTGAGCTGGCTCCCGGTGGACAACAACGTCAGCATTGCGGAGATGGAGCAGGCGTTCAGTTCCATCGTGCGCACCAAAAGATTTTCCCGCTGGACGGACCTGCTGCTGGTCAGCGTGGGGAACGCCGCCTTCTGCCGCCTGTTCAATGGGGACCTGTGGGCCATGCTGACCGTGTTCGTGGCCACCCTGCTGGGCTTCCTGGTCAAGCAGCAGCTCTCCCGGCTGAAGTATAATCCGCTGGGCGTGATCATCCTTTCCGCCTTCGCCGCCTCCATGGCGGCGGCGTGCGCCGTCATTTTCCAGATCGGCGCCACGCCGCAGATCGCCCTGGCCACCAGCGTCCTGTTCCTGGTGCCCGGCGTCCAGATGATCAATTCCATCATGGACCTGATGCACGGCCACATCCTGATGGGGATTTCCCGGGGCGTCCATTCCATCATGATGATTACCTGCATCACCATCGGCCTTTCCGCAACCATGCTTATTGTGGGGGTAAACAGCTTATGA
- the metH gene encoding methionine synthase, with the protein MTRASRFERLDYLKDQLSKRIVILDGAMGTNIQKFRLGEEDYRGERFADAARYPNDLKNNNDLLVLTRPEVILDIHRRFLSTGHADILETCTFSATSIGQHDYFWHRPEEGRRKDQDYFQEVVDAPGLKSLIREVNLAACALARQACDEAEAADGRPRLVAGSIGPLPVTCSLSPDVNDPGFRAVNFRQLRQAYRDQVLALLEGGADLLLVETIFDTLNAKAALFAIQEVFEEQPDGAVPVMVSVTLTDKAGRTLSGQTIEAFWNSIRHVRPFSVGINCALGPDLMRSFAEELSGLADCHVSIYANAGLPNPLSPTGYDLLPEDMARFMKEYASLGLLNIVGGCCGTTPEHIGAIAAAVEGLAPRVPTAQEPALRLSGYEAYNHTPEKNTLFVGERCNVAGSPKFARLIREGKYEEAVSIARQQVENGAVVLDFCFDDGLIDGPEAMVRFLNLVSAEPDIARVPFMVDSSKWEVLEAGLQCMQGKGIVNSISLKEGEEEFLKKASLIRKYGAAAVVMGFDEQGQASNYEDRVRIAQRAYDLLVNRVQFPPEDIIFDPNVLTVGTGIAEHANYALDFFKAAGWISQNLPHTHISGGISNVSFAFRGNNPVREAMHSAFLYHATRQGLDMCIVNAGMLEVYDNIPKDRLKLIEDVLLNRDPDATERLTDYAEKLAAEKTEAGAEKKPVLEWREQDVAKRLEYSLIKGITEFVDADTAEAFRELGSPLKVIEGPLMEGMKVVGQLFGDGKMFLPQVVKSARVMKQAVAWLTPYIEADSKGSSKTGKAVIATVKGDVHDIGKNIVGVVLGCNGFEMIDLGVMVHCDTILDRAEAEQADLVMLSGLITPSLEEMSHVAAEMERRGMTIPLMVGGATTSALHTALKIAPHYQGAVVHTVDASQVVPAAASLVSGKKDSYIAAVKARQEELRNRHENKPARDLLSLEEARELRWKGAEGGYLPPVPARLGPVSIGSLHSSVSCGCCSDDPRYYVTVEELVERIDWTPFFHAWELHGSWNRAAREFRTKDPSKAEAAAALYQDARGLLDQAVRENRYQARGVIGIFPANSTASHDDITVWTDESRNVPQATLLTQRQQLNKQGKTRMALADFIAPAGVKDYVGAMAVSIHGSRRWAKEWEDRNDSYRALLVSSLADRLVEAFASIAHDRLRLLWNIPEESGVRPACGYPSQPDHQEKETVFRLLHAQEEAGMSLTETWMMQPVSAVCALVFSHPESTYFTVGATGEDQQKDYAARRQAAHS; encoded by the coding sequence ATGACCAGAGCATCCAGATTCGAACGCCTTGATTATCTGAAGGACCAATTGAGCAAAAGGATTGTCATCCTGGATGGCGCCATGGGCACCAATATCCAGAAGTTCAGGCTGGGGGAGGAGGATTACCGCGGGGAACGTTTTGCGGATGCGGCGCGCTACCCCAACGACCTGAAGAATAATAACGACCTGCTGGTCCTGACCAGGCCGGAGGTGATCCTGGACATCCACCGCCGCTTTTTGAGCACGGGGCATGCGGATATTCTGGAAACCTGCACGTTCAGCGCCACCAGCATCGGCCAGCACGATTATTTCTGGCACCGTCCGGAAGAAGGGCGCCGCAAGGACCAGGATTATTTTCAGGAGGTAGTGGACGCCCCCGGGCTGAAATCCCTGATCCGGGAAGTGAACCTGGCCGCCTGCGCCCTCGCCCGCCAGGCCTGCGACGAGGCGGAAGCGGCGGACGGAAGGCCGCGCCTGGTGGCCGGGTCCATAGGTCCCCTGCCCGTTACCTGCTCCCTGTCTCCGGACGTGAATGACCCGGGGTTCCGGGCCGTGAATTTCCGCCAGCTGAGGCAGGCCTACCGCGACCAGGTCCTGGCCCTGCTGGAAGGCGGCGCGGACCTGCTGCTGGTGGAGACGATTTTCGACACGCTGAACGCCAAGGCGGCCCTGTTCGCCATTCAGGAGGTTTTTGAGGAACAGCCGGACGGCGCCGTTCCGGTCATGGTGTCCGTCACGCTGACGGACAAGGCGGGGCGCACGCTGTCCGGCCAGACGATTGAAGCGTTCTGGAATTCCATCCGCCACGTACGCCCCTTTTCCGTGGGCATTAATTGCGCCCTGGGGCCCGACCTGATGCGTTCCTTTGCGGAGGAGCTTTCCGGCCTGGCGGATTGCCATGTGTCCATTTACGCGAACGCCGGGCTTCCCAACCCGCTCAGCCCCACGGGGTACGACCTTCTTCCGGAGGACATGGCCCGGTTCATGAAGGAGTACGCGTCCCTGGGCCTGCTGAATATCGTGGGCGGCTGCTGCGGCACCACTCCGGAACATATCGGCGCCATTGCGGCCGCCGTGGAAGGCCTGGCTCCCCGCGTTCCAACCGCGCAAGAGCCCGCGCTGCGCCTGTCCGGTTATGAAGCGTACAACCACACTCCGGAGAAGAATACCCTTTTTGTGGGGGAACGCTGCAACGTGGCGGGTTCTCCCAAATTCGCGCGCCTGATCCGTGAAGGAAAGTATGAGGAAGCCGTGTCCATCGCCCGCCAGCAGGTGGAGAACGGAGCCGTGGTGCTGGATTTCTGTTTTGACGACGGCCTGATTGACGGGCCGGAGGCCATGGTCCGGTTCCTGAACCTCGTTTCCGCGGAGCCGGATATCGCCCGCGTTCCCTTTATGGTGGATTCCTCCAAGTGGGAAGTGCTGGAAGCCGGCCTGCAGTGCATGCAGGGCAAGGGTATCGTGAATTCCATTTCCCTGAAGGAGGGAGAGGAGGAGTTCCTGAAGAAGGCCTCCCTGATTAGGAAGTACGGCGCGGCGGCCGTGGTGATGGGTTTTGACGAACAGGGGCAGGCTTCCAATTACGAGGACCGCGTCCGCATCGCCCAGCGGGCTTATGACCTGCTAGTGAACCGCGTGCAGTTCCCGCCGGAGGATATTATTTTTGACCCGAACGTGCTGACCGTCGGCACCGGGATTGCGGAGCACGCCAATTACGCCCTGGATTTTTTCAAGGCCGCAGGCTGGATTTCCCAAAACCTGCCGCACACGCACATTTCCGGCGGCATTTCCAATGTTTCCTTTGCCTTCCGCGGCAATAATCCGGTGCGGGAGGCCATGCACTCCGCCTTCCTGTACCACGCCACCCGGCAGGGGCTGGACATGTGCATCGTGAACGCCGGCATGCTGGAGGTGTACGACAATATTCCCAAGGACAGGCTGAAGCTGATTGAAGACGTGCTGCTGAACCGGGATCCGGACGCCACGGAGCGCCTGACGGATTATGCGGAAAAGCTGGCCGCGGAGAAGACGGAGGCCGGAGCGGAGAAGAAGCCCGTGCTGGAGTGGCGGGAGCAGGACGTGGCCAAGCGCCTGGAGTATTCCCTGATCAAGGGTATTACCGAGTTTGTGGATGCGGATACGGCGGAGGCGTTCCGGGAGCTGGGCTCCCCGCTGAAGGTGATTGAAGGCCCGCTGATGGAAGGCATGAAGGTGGTCGGGCAGTTGTTCGGGGACGGGAAGATGTTCCTGCCCCAGGTGGTGAAGAGCGCCCGCGTGATGAAGCAGGCCGTGGCCTGGCTCACCCCGTATATTGAGGCGGACAGCAAGGGCTCCTCCAAGACGGGCAAGGCCGTGATCGCCACCGTAAAGGGGGACGTGCATGACATCGGCAAGAATATCGTGGGCGTGGTGCTGGGCTGCAACGGCTTTGAGATGATTGACCTGGGCGTGATGGTCCATTGCGATACCATCCTGGACCGGGCGGAGGCGGAACAGGCGGACCTGGTGATGCTTTCCGGCCTGATCACCCCTTCCCTGGAGGAAATGTCCCACGTGGCCGCAGAGATGGAGCGCCGGGGAATGACCATTCCCCTGATGGTGGGGGGAGCCACCACGTCCGCCCTGCATACGGCCCTGAAAATAGCCCCCCATTACCAGGGCGCCGTGGTGCATACGGTGGACGCGTCCCAGGTGGTGCCCGCTGCCGCCTCCCTGGTGAGCGGGAAGAAGGATTCCTACATCGCCGCCGTGAAGGCCCGGCAGGAGGAGTTGCGCAACAGGCATGAGAACAAGCCCGCCCGCGACCTCCTGTCCCTGGAGGAAGCCCGTGAACTGCGCTGGAAGGGGGCGGAGGGCGGTTACCTTCCCCCCGTGCCCGCACGCCTGGGGCCGGTTTCCATCGGCAGCCTGCACAGCTCCGTCAGCTGCGGCTGCTGCAGTGACGATCCTCGCTATTACGTGACCGTGGAGGAGCTGGTTGAGCGGATTGACTGGACTCCCTTCTTCCACGCCTGGGAGCTGCACGGCTCCTGGAACCGCGCGGCCCGGGAGTTCCGCACAAAGGACCCTTCCAAGGCGGAGGCGGCCGCCGCCCTGTACCAGGACGCCCGCGGCCTGCTGGACCAGGCCGTCAGGGAGAACCGCTACCAGGCCCGCGGCGTGATAGGCATTTTCCCGGCCAATTCCACGGCCAGCCATGACGATATTACCGTCTGGACGGATGAGTCCAGAAACGTTCCCCAGGCCACCCTGCTGACCCAGCGGCAGCAGTTGAACAAGCAGGGGAAGACCCGGATGGCGCTGGCGGATTTCATCGCCCCCGCGGGAGTGAAGGATTACGTGGGGGCCATGGCGGTCAGCATCCACGGCTCCCGGCGCTGGGCGAAGGAGTGGGAGGACAGGAACGATTCCTACCGCGCCCTGCTGGTGAGTTCCCTGGCGGACCGCCTGGTGGAGGCCTTCGCCTCCATCGCCCATGACAGGCTGCGCCTCCTGTGGAATATTCCGGAAGAGTCCGGGGTGCGTCCCGCCTGCGGCTATCCCAGCCAGCCGGACCACCAGGAGAAGGAAACCGTGTTCAGGCTTCTTCATGCACAGGAGGAAGCGGGCATGAGCCTGACGGAGACCTGGATGATGCAGCCCGTTTCCGCCGTCTGCGCCCTCGTGTTCTCCCACCCGGAAAGCACCTACTTCACCGTGGGCGCCACCGGAGAAGACCAGCAGAAGGATTACGCCGCCAGAAGGCAGGCCGCCCATTCCTGA
- a CDS encoding PA14 domain-containing protein: MNVLLPILSLLCGAMLAEAASGADAGEPSPGVAQELWFGIPGSSVRDLTHGKVFETAASAVHKISSLDVTNLGDQYGARYSALLRVPASGKYRLYLSSDDSAELWLGKDATQKDMACIATVKGYSDPHNWSNQPNQASEPIQLEAGRFYFLLVIHKEDGGPDHMSVAWSGPDIPAPVIIPSTALFVPPGILPEDKPQAPKSAE, from the coding sequence ATGAACGTTCTTTTACCCATCCTGAGCCTCCTGTGCGGCGCCATGCTGGCGGAAGCCGCTTCTGGCGCCGATGCCGGAGAACCTTCCCCAGGCGTAGCACAGGAATTATGGTTCGGCATTCCGGGTAGTTCGGTGAGGGATTTAACGCACGGAAAGGTTTTTGAAACAGCGGCATCAGCCGTTCACAAGATAAGCAGCCTGGATGTAACTAATCTGGGCGACCAGTACGGAGCCCGTTATTCCGCCCTGCTCCGGGTGCCCGCCAGCGGAAAGTACCGCCTTTACCTGTCTTCCGACGATTCCGCCGAGCTGTGGCTTGGCAAGGACGCCACCCAGAAGGATATGGCCTGCATCGCCACCGTCAAAGGGTATTCCGATCCCCATAATTGGAGCAACCAGCCCAACCAGGCATCCGAACCCATCCAACTGGAAGCCGGCCGTTTTTATTTTCTGCTGGTGATTCACAAGGAGGACGGCGGCCCGGACCATATGTCCGTCGCCTGGTCAGGGCCCGATATCCCTGCTCCCGTCATCATTCCGTCCACGGCCCTGTTCGTTCCCCCCGGCATTCTGCCGGAAGACAAGCCCCAGGCGCCTAAATCAGCCGAGTAA
- a CDS encoding pyrimidine dimer DNA glycosylase/endonuclease V, translating into MRLWSLHPSYLDSIGLIALWREGLLARKVLLGQTKGYIHHPQLIRFRETENPIQTIDAYLKAVHDESVRRGYNFDLSKISPCECHHPTLLPLPDKQLEYEFHHLLNKLKKRSPHQYSLLQQTTSILSHPLFQVMPGDICSWEKYD; encoded by the coding sequence ATGAGACTCTGGTCCCTCCACCCTTCATATCTGGACTCCATCGGCCTGATTGCCCTGTGGCGGGAAGGCTTGCTAGCCCGGAAAGTCCTGCTGGGCCAGACAAAAGGCTACATCCACCATCCCCAGCTCATCCGCTTCCGGGAAACGGAAAACCCCATTCAGACCATAGACGCCTATCTGAAAGCCGTCCATGACGAATCCGTCCGCCGGGGCTACAACTTTGACTTAAGCAAAATTTCTCCCTGCGAGTGTCACCACCCTACCCTCCTCCCCCTACCGGATAAACAACTGGAATACGAATTCCACCATCTCCTGAACAAACTTAAGAAAAGGTCTCCCCACCAATATTCTCTTTTGCAACAGACCACATCCATCCTTTCCCATCCACTTTTCCAAGTGATGCCGGGAGACATTTGTTCATGGGAAAAATATGATTAA
- a CDS encoding cytidylate kinase family protein, translated as MADHHVRRSIGEHILRCSVLIVALFIMSLGIALSAKANLGVSPISCTPYVLSLALPLTMGTVTILMHLSFVAVQAALLKRNFRPAHLLQIPVVFLFGALTDFSMWLMAPLEPDGYLWSAVLCLLSCLVIGFGVFLQVKADAVLLAAEGMSLAFVKLFKWEFGAVKTSVDCTLVCIGLACSLTLLPGLTGIREGTIVAAVLVGMIVRFFNRHVFWPDRLLERLTRSGAAEELLPLAQTAAYAPDAPLVISIDREYGSGGHAIGKMLAEKLGIPFYDSELVYLTAAQSGLTPDYIRKHEQQLTSRFLHELYAQNYAYTAEELPPEDATFLAQSKVIRDITAAQACVIVGRCANFILKGRPNLFSVFLHADPAVRMQRVVENYGVEPARVAKTMDTMDSRRRTHCLHYTGQELGNARLYDLCVNTSDYGLERTVELILEAINTRTAESPAAAAAPVREPALPEPDAEDLQGEISLA; from the coding sequence ATGGCAGATCATCACGTCCGGAGAAGCATTGGGGAACACATCCTGCGGTGCTCCGTCCTGATCGTGGCGCTCTTCATCATGTCCCTGGGCATTGCCCTCTCCGCCAAGGCCAACCTGGGAGTCTCCCCCATCTCCTGCACGCCGTATGTGCTCAGCCTGGCTCTTCCGCTGACGATGGGTACCGTCACCATCCTGATGCACCTGAGCTTTGTGGCCGTGCAGGCGGCCCTGCTGAAAAGGAACTTCCGCCCGGCGCATCTGCTCCAGATACCCGTGGTATTCCTCTTCGGCGCGTTGACGGACTTCTCCATGTGGCTGATGGCTCCCCTGGAACCGGACGGCTACCTGTGGTCCGCCGTACTCTGCCTGCTGAGCTGCCTGGTCATCGGCTTCGGCGTATTTCTCCAGGTCAAGGCGGATGCCGTTCTGCTGGCCGCGGAAGGAATGAGCCTGGCCTTCGTCAAACTCTTCAAATGGGAATTCGGAGCCGTGAAAACCAGTGTGGACTGCACGCTGGTCTGCATTGGCCTGGCGTGCTCCCTGACGCTCCTTCCGGGACTGACGGGCATCCGGGAAGGAACCATTGTGGCGGCCGTCCTGGTGGGAATGATCGTCCGCTTCTTCAACAGGCACGTCTTCTGGCCGGACAGGCTGCTGGAACGGCTGACACGCTCCGGAGCGGCGGAAGAACTCCTTCCGCTGGCACAGACAGCCGCTTACGCGCCGGACGCTCCGCTGGTCATTTCCATTGACCGGGAATACGGCTCCGGCGGCCACGCCATCGGGAAAATGCTGGCGGAAAAACTGGGAATCCCATTCTACGACTCGGAACTGGTATACCTCACCGCCGCCCAAAGCGGCCTCACCCCGGACTACATCCGCAAGCATGAACAACAGCTCACCAGCCGCTTCCTGCACGAGCTCTACGCGCAGAACTACGCCTACACGGCGGAAGAACTGCCGCCGGAAGACGCCACCTTCCTGGCCCAGAGCAAAGTCATCCGTGACATCACGGCTGCACAGGCCTGCGTCATTGTGGGCCGCTGCGCCAACTTCATCCTGAAAGGAAGGCCCAACCTGTTCAGCGTCTTCCTGCATGCGGATCCGGCCGTACGCATGCAGCGCGTCGTGGAAAACTACGGAGTGGAACCTGCCCGCGTAGCCAAAACCATGGACACCATGGACTCCCGCCGCCGCACCCACTGCCTGCACTACACCGGGCAGGAGCTGGGCAACGCCCGTCTTTACGACCTGTGCGTCAACACGTCCGACTACGGACTGGAACGCACCGTGGAACTGATCCTGGAAGCCATCAACACCAGAACGGCGGAATCCCCCGCCGCGGCAGCGGCGCCCGTCCGGGAACCCGCACTACCGGAACCGGATGCCGAAGACCTCCAGGGAGAAATCTCCCTGGCCTGA
- the ybaK gene encoding Cys-tRNA(Pro) deacylase: MSKKKEREVKTNAMRLLDTLRVPYRHYSYECHEFVDARHTAEALGLPAEKMYKTLVTEGAPRQYYVFVIPIGAELSLKKAARAAGAKAVAMLPVKDITAVTGYVRGGCTALGMKKKYPTVIDSSAEALPKMVVSGGRLGCQIELNPVDLCRAADAVFADVTEASAS; this comes from the coding sequence ATGTCCAAAAAGAAGGAGAGGGAGGTAAAGACGAACGCCATGCGCCTGTTGGATACCCTGCGGGTTCCCTACAGGCATTATTCGTATGAGTGCCATGAGTTCGTGGATGCCCGGCATACGGCGGAGGCTCTGGGGCTGCCGGCGGAAAAGATGTACAAGACGCTGGTGACGGAGGGCGCTCCCCGCCAGTATTACGTGTTTGTCATTCCCATTGGCGCGGAGCTTTCCCTGAAGAAGGCGGCGCGAGCCGCAGGCGCCAAGGCCGTTGCCATGCTTCCCGTGAAGGATATTACGGCGGTGACAGGGTATGTCCGCGGCGGCTGTACGGCCCTGGGGATGAAGAAGAAGTACCCCACGGTGATTGATTCCAGCGCGGAGGCTCTGCCGAAGATGGTGGTGAGCGGTGGCCGCCTGGGGTGCCAGATTGAACTGAATCCCGTGGATTTATGCCGCGCGGCGGATGCTGTTTTTGCTGATGTGACGGAGGCTTCCGCTTCCTGA
- a CDS encoding pyridoxamine 5'-phosphate oxidase family protein, which produces MRRKDKEVTRREDLLEMIARFKVCRLGLWDGREVYMVPLNFGYEDRAGSLELFFHCAREGRKLDILQSRPAASFEMDGDHRLIEGKNPCLYSYAYACVMGRGTVEILQEDGEKMRALSRIMLQQTGREAAFTPAMVRAVCVLRLRVESMSGKLQACPEPPSA; this is translated from the coding sequence ATGAGAAGAAAAGACAAGGAAGTAACCCGGCGGGAGGACCTGCTGGAGATGATCGCGCGGTTCAAGGTGTGCCGCCTGGGATTATGGGACGGCAGGGAGGTGTACATGGTGCCCCTGAACTTCGGTTATGAGGACCGGGCCGGTTCCCTGGAGCTGTTTTTCCACTGCGCCAGGGAAGGGCGGAAGCTGGATATCCTGCAATCCCGCCCGGCCGCTTCTTTTGAAATGGATGGGGACCATAGGCTGATAGAGGGGAAAAACCCATGCCTGTACAGTTATGCGTATGCCTGCGTGATGGGCCGGGGAACGGTGGAAATTCTTCAGGAGGACGGGGAAAAGATGCGTGCCTTGAGCCGCATTATGCTGCAACAGACGGGGCGGGAAGCGGCTTTTACCCCCGCCATGGTCCGCGCCGTATGCGTCCTTCGCCTCCGGGTGGAGTCCATGAGCGGCAAGCTTCAAGCATGCCCGGAACCTCCTTCCGCCTGA
- a CDS encoding TIGR02206 family membrane protein, with protein MPGTSFRLISMSGDAALFIRWSLPHWMALGIVAAAAGALLWGCRRLRMEKRVLIGKVLGAVFLLTFLIETFGRIVREHWEPWQDRLPLHFCSLMTLVCFIALWYRRPWACAAAYFGVLAASIQGLITPMLYEGFPSGAFFAFFVGHGLLLVSALYIPVVLQWRARPWDDVKTLALCDAYLLLIIPVNIWLGTNYGFTRYAPPGTVLEYFGPEPWYFLTLQVPALTVLRLLYLTVRIRKKQGRAGGED; from the coding sequence ATGCCCGGAACCTCCTTCCGCCTGATTTCCATGTCCGGAGACGCCGCCCTGTTCATCCGCTGGAGCCTGCCGCATTGGATGGCGCTCGGCATCGTGGCGGCTGCTGCGGGCGCCCTTCTGTGGGGCTGCCGTCGGCTGCGGATGGAAAAACGCGTGCTCATCGGCAAAGTATTGGGCGCCGTTTTCCTGCTCACTTTTTTGATTGAGACCTTCGGGCGCATCGTCCGGGAGCACTGGGAACCCTGGCAGGACCGGCTTCCCCTGCATTTTTGCAGCCTGATGACGCTGGTCTGCTTCATCGCCCTGTGGTACCGCAGGCCCTGGGCGTGTGCCGCCGCTTACTTCGGCGTGCTGGCCGCCAGCATCCAGGGGCTGATTACGCCCATGCTGTATGAGGGATTCCCCTCCGGCGCCTTTTTTGCCTTCTTCGTGGGGCACGGCCTGCTGCTGGTTTCCGCGCTGTACATCCCCGTGGTGCTGCAATGGCGCGCACGCCCCTGGGACGACGTGAAAACGCTGGCCCTGTGCGACGCGTACCTGCTGCTGATCATTCCCGTGAATATCTGGCTGGGCACGAATTACGGGTTCACCCGGTACGCCCCTCCGGGAACCGTTCTGGAGTACTTCGGGCCTGAGCCGTGGTATTTCCTGACGCTTCAGGTTCCGGCGCTGACCGTGCTCCGGCTGTTGTACCTGACGGTCCGCATCAGGAAAAAGCAGGGCCGCGCCGGAGGAGAAGACTGA